From bacterium, one genomic window encodes:
- a CDS encoding DUF4258 domain-containing protein, protein MTEAEPVRSYLLTSHALLEMARRGIEEHIVRSVLERPDQRLPIRTGRDILQSQVQMGGKTYLVHVFVDVDRSPAEVVTVYRTSKIEKYWREES, encoded by the coding sequence ATGACAGAAGCTGAGCCGGTTCGCTCATACCTACTGACGTCCCATGCCCTCTTGGAGATGGCACGTCGGGGAATCGAGGAGCACATCGTTCGGAGCGTGCTGGAGCGGCCCGATCAACGATTACCTATACGAACGGGCCGGGACATTTTGCAGTCGCAGGTCCAGATGGGCGGCAAGACGTATCTTGTCCATGTCTTTGTGGACGTGGACCGATCGCCTGCAGAAGTTGTGACCGTCTATCGGACGAGTAAGATCGAAAAGTACTGGAGGGAAGAATCATGA
- a CDS encoding DUF262 domain-containing protein — protein sequence MTTSSHEQREIHGISKTVRELLKGMKYSIDYYQREYKWQSKQVEELLDDLTACFLEDHDEANPREAVASYRHYFLGPIVVSNKGGQKFLIDGQQRLTTLTLLLIYLHNLQRDREDRVDVADMIFSVKYGKKSFNLDVPERQSVMDALFSGAEFDPNGQIESVRNIHARYRDIEAHFPEEIKDETLPYFVDWLIENVHLVEITAYNDEDAYTIFETMNDRGLSLSPTDMLKGYLLANITDESKRTAAAQAWKQVQQILTEPEADEMADFFKAWLRSQYAESIRERKKHAKPQDFDRLGTEFHRWVRDHREAMGLKKSNDFYHFIEGDMRFYARCYRRLRQAAQEYTTGLEDLFHIAQLGFTLQYPVLLAAIRPQDDEVTAFKKIRILATFIEILLARRLWNWKSISYNTMQYGMFSVMKQVRGKSPEELAHLLAERLREEESFSANERFSMHKMNRYMIHRLLARMTDFLERQSGLPSRYAEYVGNGKVRYEVEHIWADHFEQHQDEFAHSADFVDYRNRIGGLLLLPKSFNASYSDLPYEEKREHYLKQNLLAQSLHPKCYEHNPGFLKFIQRSGLPFKPYDHFRKADLDERQQLYIQLAEQTWSIQRLSAIAQEAEPSR from the coding sequence ATGACCACATCGAGTCATGAACAACGGGAAATTCACGGCATTTCCAAAACGGTACGAGAACTGCTCAAAGGCATGAAGTACTCGATTGACTACTACCAGCGCGAGTACAAATGGCAGTCCAAGCAGGTGGAAGAACTGCTGGATGACCTGACCGCTTGCTTCCTGGAAGACCATGACGAGGCCAATCCCCGGGAAGCGGTCGCCTCCTACCGGCATTACTTCCTGGGTCCTATCGTCGTCAGCAACAAGGGCGGCCAGAAATTCCTGATTGACGGCCAGCAGCGCCTGACCACACTCACCCTGCTGTTGATTTACCTGCACAACCTGCAGCGTGACCGCGAAGACCGAGTGGACGTGGCCGATATGATCTTCTCCGTCAAATACGGCAAGAAATCCTTCAACCTGGATGTGCCTGAGCGCCAGTCGGTCATGGATGCGCTATTCAGCGGCGCGGAGTTTGACCCCAACGGGCAGATTGAATCGGTACGCAACATCCACGCCCGCTACCGCGATATCGAAGCTCACTTCCCCGAAGAGATCAAGGACGAAACGCTGCCCTACTTCGTGGACTGGCTCATCGAAAACGTCCACCTGGTCGAAATCACTGCCTACAATGACGAGGACGCCTACACCATCTTCGAGACCATGAACGATCGCGGTCTTTCCCTCTCGCCGACCGACATGCTCAAAGGCTACCTGCTGGCGAACATCACTGATGAGTCCAAACGCACCGCCGCTGCCCAGGCCTGGAAACAGGTCCAGCAAATCCTGACCGAACCTGAAGCCGACGAGATGGCCGATTTCTTCAAAGCCTGGCTGCGCAGTCAGTATGCCGAGTCCATCCGCGAGCGTAAGAAGCACGCCAAACCGCAAGATTTCGACCGCCTGGGCACAGAATTCCACCGCTGGGTGCGCGACCATCGGGAAGCGATGGGTCTGAAAAAGAGCAATGACTTTTACCACTTCATCGAAGGCGACATGCGCTTCTACGCCCGCTGCTACAGGCGTCTGCGACAGGCCGCCCAGGAATATACCACCGGACTGGAAGACCTGTTCCACATCGCCCAACTGGGTTTCACGCTCCAATACCCCGTCCTGCTGGCTGCCATCCGGCCCCAAGATGACGAGGTGACGGCGTTCAAGAAAATTCGCATCCTCGCCACCTTCATCGAAATCCTGCTAGCGCGTCGCCTGTGGAACTGGAAAAGCATCTCGTACAATACCATGCAGTACGGAATGTTCTCTGTGATGAAGCAAGTGCGCGGCAAGTCACCGGAAGAATTGGCCCATCTACTCGCCGAACGTCTACGCGAAGAAGAAAGTTTCAGCGCCAACGAGCGTTTCAGCATGCACAAGATGAACCGCTACATGATCCACCGCCTGCTGGCGCGCATGACCGACTTTCTGGAGCGACAGTCCGGACTGCCTTCCCGCTACGCTGAGTATGTAGGCAATGGTAAGGTTCGCTATGAGGTCGAACATATCTGGGCTGACCACTTTGAGCAGCACCAGGACGAATTCGCACATTCCGCTGACTTTGTCGATTACCGCAATCGCATCGGTGGCTTGCTGCTTCTTCCGAAATCATTCAATGCCAGTTACAGCGACCTGCCCTACGAAGAAAAGCGGGAACACTACCTCAAGCAGAACCTCTTGGCGCAGTCGCTGCACCCCAAGTGTTACGAACACAACCCCGGCTTTTTGAAATTCATCCAGCGAAGCGGCTTGCCCTTCAAGCCTTATGACCATTTCAGAAAGGCTGACCTGGATGAGCGTCAGCAACTCTATATACAACTGGCAGAACAAACCTGGAGCATCCAAAGGTTATCCGCGATTGCTCAGGAAGCCGAACCATCCCGTTGA